TAAGTTCATAATCCTCTTCACTGTAAAAGAACTCTGAAAACTTTTTAACTTTATCTCTTGTACTCTCTACACTTTCAAGCTTTTTAGTAAGAGCTATACGGTGTTCTTCCATCATAATAGTAATGATCTCAAAAACTATCTCTTCTTTGTTTTGAAAGTACTCATATATAGTCCCCTTGCCCACTTTCGCAGCTTTTGCAAGGCTTGATACCGTTAATGTATTGATATTGTTTTTTACAACCATATCTTTACATGCAAGGGCAATATCACGCTTTTTTTGCTCTTTATCTACAATTCTAGCCATATATTTTTTCCTATTTAAAAAATGACTGACCGTCAGTCAATTAAAAGAAGTATAGTTTTTTCTCACTTAAATAGCTCTGAGGAAAAGGATCTAGATCAAACCTTTATAAGAATAGAGAAATTCGACACCGCTCATCTCTTCACACTTTTTTATTAGTTGATCTTGTGCAGCTATATTATCGGCTTTAGAGTCATATGCTGCCTCTTTCATATGGTAAAAATATTTTTTATTTAAGTCTGCATCTTGGCTTGAAGCAAGCCAAACTTGTGTAGCACTCCCCTCTTCCAAACTATCTGGAGCACTATAGTTTGCCATTTTTGTAGGTACCCAGCCGGGATCAACACTATTTAGATAAAGCTCAGGCACTCTTCTTCCAATTGCCAACGCTAACATAAGCAGCTGCAGTTTGGAAG
Above is a window of Sulfurimonas marina DNA encoding:
- a CDS encoding TetR/AcrR family transcriptional regulator, translated to MARIVDKEQKKRDIALACKDMVVKNNINTLTVSSLAKAAKVGKGTIYEYFQNKEEIVFEIITIMMEEHRIALTKKLESVESTRDKVKKFSEFFYSEEDYELREMYKEFTAISLMTPTDEMIEFQSNSISTYYEWFESIVQEGIDKGELIPDAINLSRGLFVVGKGMYVTDVVSTTIYDLEEEFNLFIDSVFSLLEVK